The following nucleotide sequence is from Barnesiella viscericola DSM 18177.
AAGGGCGCATCTATGGGGCTACCTTCATCGACCACCGCACGGGATGCGTGCTGAACGGTTCGCGCATGGGTAAGGAGCTTTCGGCGAATGCCTTGCAGGAACACTTCACCCTGCCATACGCCGGACAACCGCCGATACCGCTATCCATCCCTGTGGATGCTGCGGACAAGGCACACGGGCAGACCGCCTACGACAGTGAAGATATATCGGGCGGTATGGGCTTGCTCACTCCCGAAGGTCCGGCGGTAGATGCCGAGGAAGAGGCTTTCATCCGGGCGATGAAGCGCAAAAAGAAGAAAAAACGCAAGGGCTTGGGTATGTAATCAGAGTATCAACAATTAAAAAATCAATGTATGTCACAACAAGAAGACGATTTGAGGGCATTGGCGAAAATCATGGATTTTCTGCGTGCCGTGAGTATCATTTTAGTGGTCATGAACGTGTACTGGTTCTGCTACGAAGCCATCCGGCTGTGGGGCGTGAACATCGGCGTGGTGGACAAAATCCTTCTGAACTTCGACCGCACGGCGGGGCTGTTCCATTCCATTCTCTACACGAAGCTGTTTTCCGTCCTTTTGCTTGCCTTGTCCTGTCTGGGTACGAAGGGTGTCAAGGGTGAGAAAATCACTTGGGGGAGAATCTGGACAGCATTTGCCGTCGGGTTCGTGCTGTTTTTCCTGAACTGGTGGTTGCTGCCCCTGCCGCTGCCGCTTGAAGCGGTGACGGGACTGTATGTCCTTACCATTGGAACGGGCTATGTCTGCCTGTTGATGGGTGGTCTGTGGATGAGCCGCCTGTTGAAACACAATTTGATGGAGGATGTTTTCAACAACGAGAACGAGAGTTTCATGCAGGAAACGAGGCTTATCGAAAGCGAGTATTCGGTCAATCTGCCGACACGTTTCTATTACAGGAAACGCTGGAACAACGGTTGGATCAATGTAGTTAATCCCTTCCGTGCGTCCATCGTGTTGGGTACGCCGGGCAGCGGCAAGTCCTATGCCGTGGTAAACAATTTTATCAAGCAACAGATTGAAAAGGGCTTTAGTCAATACATCTACGATTTCAAGTATCCCGACCTATCTACTATTGCCTACAACCATTTGCTGAACCACCCGGACGGCTACAAGGTAAAGCCGAAGTTCTATGTGATCAACTTCGACGACCCGCGACGCTCTCATCGGTGCAATCCCATTCACCCGGATTTTATGGAAGATATTACGGATGCCTATGAGAGTGCCTACACAATAATGCTCAACCTCAATAAAACGTGGGTGCAAAAGCAGGGCGACTTCTTCGTGGAGTCACCTATCATTCTGTTTGCCAGTATTATCTGGTATCTCAAAATCTATCAGAACGGGAAGTTTTGCACGTTTCCCCATGCTATCGAGTTTCTGAACCGCCGTTACGAGGATATATTTCCGATACTGACCTCTTATCCGGAGCTGGAGAACTACCTTTCGCCGTTCATGGATGCGTGGCTTGGAGGGGCTGCGGAGCAGCTCATGGGTCAGATAGCGTCGGCAAAAATCCCGCTTTCGAGGATGATTTCACCGCAGCTCTACTGGGTGATGTCAGACAGCGAGTTTACGCTGGACATCAACAATCCCGAAGAGCCGAAAATCCTCTGCGTGGGTAACAATCCCGACCGTCAGAATATCTACGGTGCGGCACTCGGTCTGTATAATTCCCGTATCGTGAAGCTCATCAACAAGAAGGGGATGCTGAAGTCATCGGTCATCATCGACGAGTTGCCCACAATATACTTCAAAGGGTTGGACAATCTTATAGCTACCGCCCGAAGCAACAAGGTTGCCGTGTGTCTGGGCTTTCAGGATTTCAGCCAGTTAGTGCGTGACTACGGGGACAAAGAGGCGAAAGTGGTGATGAACACTGTCGGCAATATTTTCTCCGGTCAGGTGGTGGGGGAAACAGCCAAGACGCTCTCCGAGCGGTTCGGTAAGGTGTTGCAGAAACGGCAGTCCATCTCCATCAACCGGCAGGATGTTTCCACCTCCATCAACACGCAGATGGACGCGCTCATTCCACCGAGTAAGATTTCCGGGCTTACGCAGGGAATGTTTGTCGGTTCTGTATCCGACAACTTCAACGAGCGTATCGAGCAGAAGATTTTTCATTGCGAGATTGTGGTGGATGCCGAAAAGGTGAAACGGGAAGAAAGTGCCTACAAGAAAATTCCCGTCATTACAAACTTCACGGACGAGGACGGCAACGACCGCATGAAGGAAACGGTGCAGGCGAACTACCGGCGCATCAAGGAAGAGGTGAAGCAGATTGTGCAGGAGGAACTGGAGCGTATCAAAAACGATCCGGTGCTGTGTAAACTGCTACCAGATAATGAGACTGTCTAACAAGTCCCCAAAATTGAAAATTATCCCTATCGAAGTTTGAAGTGACCCCCAAAAGTTGGATACAATTTTTTTGGGGGGCACTTCAGTTCTGACGGGTAAAATCGTAAAATTCGGACTTGTTAGACAAATACTTACGCGGTTTCAACCTCAGGTACTGAATCTATCGAATTGACAAATTTAACCAATTGCGGATCTGAATCTTTTTGTATGAGGTTTCGGAGACTCTTTTTCAATTCATAAGCATCATCCCCTGCTGTATTTATTAAATCCATATAAAAATCTTTGTTTTGCAGAATCAATGAACGGCATGCCCCATCGGAAATTACAGGTTTCACTATTTTATCAATAACGTCTCCAGCTTGACTTTTCAAATTACCATGCGATCTAAGCCATGTTTCGAAAAATTGAAACTTTATTGCATTGATAGTCTTTTTACCGATGCAGAAATCATTTCTTATATCGGTAACTGTCGATTTAATTTTTCGTTTATCCAATCTTTCAACTATATTCTTGAAACAATTAGGGAAAGGATTCAAACTTTGAGTTCCAGAAGCAATATCCATCAGAATCTTTTTGCCAAATTCAGTCAAGTTATCTGGCAAGGATTTGATTTTAGCCAGTAAATGTTTTATTGCGACAAACCAATAATATGATGTATGTGCTGTTCTTTGGGCGTATAATGTATCAACACTTATTTCAGACAACGCTTCGAACGCTATTTTATTGATATGATCGGTCAGGAC
It contains:
- the mobC gene encoding conjugal transfer protein MobC; the protein is MSQQEDDLRALAKIMDFLRAVSIILVVMNVYWFCYEAIRLWGVNIGVVDKILLNFDRTAGLFHSILYTKLFSVLLLALSCLGTKGVKGEKITWGRIWTAFAVGFVLFFLNWWLLPLPLPLEAVTGLYVLTIGTGYVCLLMGGLWMSRLLKHNLMEDVFNNENESFMQETRLIESEYSVNLPTRFYYRKRWNNGWINVVNPFRASIVLGTPGSGKSYAVVNNFIKQQIEKGFSQYIYDFKYPDLSTIAYNHLLNHPDGYKVKPKFYVINFDDPRRSHRCNPIHPDFMEDITDAYESAYTIMLNLNKTWVQKQGDFFVESPIILFASIIWYLKIYQNGKFCTFPHAIEFLNRRYEDIFPILTSYPELENYLSPFMDAWLGGAAEQLMGQIASAKIPLSRMISPQLYWVMSDSEFTLDINNPEEPKILCVGNNPDRQNIYGAALGLYNSRIVKLINKKGMLKSSVIIDELPTIYFKGLDNLIATARSNKVAVCLGFQDFSQLVRDYGDKEAKVVMNTVGNIFSGQVVGETAKTLSERFGKVLQKRQSISINRQDVSTSINTQMDALIPPSKISGLTQGMFVGSVSDNFNERIEQKIFHCEIVVDAEKVKREESAYKKIPVITNFTDEDGNDRMKETVQANYRRIKEEVKQIVQEELERIKNDPVLCKLLPDNETV